A single region of the Desulfurellaceae bacterium genome encodes:
- a CDS encoding nitroreductase family deazaflavin-dependent oxidoreductase, with amino-acid sequence MSEATAPQLPQWITDHLQRYLDTNGADGHMWDSGPVGGPGLLPTLLLTTNGRRSGKPITMPLIYGEADGSYIIVASKGGAPQHPGWYLNLAATPQVEVQVRDKRFRATARTASGQERTSLWQKMRGIYPPYDEYQAKTEREIPVVVLEPQGEV; translated from the coding sequence ATGAGCGAGGCCACAGCACCCCAGCTACCGCAGTGGATCACCGACCACCTGCAACGCTATCTGGACACCAACGGCGCCGACGGACATATGTGGGACTCGGGGCCGGTCGGCGGGCCGGGCCTCCTGCCGACTCTGCTGTTGACAACGAACGGACGACGCTCGGGCAAGCCCATCACCATGCCCCTGATTTATGGCGAGGCGGACGGCAGCTATATCATTGTCGCCTCAAAGGGCGGCGCGCCACAACATCCCGGCTGGTATCTGAACCTGGCCGCCACCCCCCAGGTCGAGGTGCAGGTCCGCGACAAGCGTTTTCGAGCCACCGCCCGCACCGCCAGCGGACAAGAGCGGACCAGTCTGTGGCAAAAAATGCGCGGGATCTATCCGCCCTACGATGAGTACCAAGCCAAAACCGAACGGGAGATCCCGGTGGTTGTGCTTGAGCCGCAGGGCGAGGTCTAG
- the hpt gene encoding hypoxanthine phosphoribosyltransferase translates to MTQTRTAAVPPELSLVYTPAQIASRVRAMARQLSRTFAGREPLVVGILKGAFIFVADLVRAMDIPVQVSFVQAASYGRATNSTGRVRLLHGPGQEFRDQDVILVDTVLDTGLTLDTVIGRLGQVGPRSLTVCVLVKKEGRTQYEVSVDQVGFVRPQGFLVGYGTDWAERYRQLGGLYVLKEEKAQAR, encoded by the coding sequence ATGACGCAGACCAGAACCGCCGCCGTTCCCCCAGAGCTGTCCTTAGTCTACACGCCGGCCCAAATTGCGAGCCGGGTGCGGGCCATGGCACGACAGCTGTCTCGGACCTTTGCTGGCCGCGAGCCGCTGGTGGTCGGCATTCTCAAGGGGGCGTTTATTTTTGTGGCCGACCTCGTCCGGGCAATGGATATCCCGGTTCAGGTCTCTTTTGTCCAGGCCGCCAGTTATGGACGGGCGACCAACTCGACAGGCCGTGTGCGGCTGTTGCACGGTCCCGGTCAGGAGTTCCGCGACCAGGATGTCATTCTGGTTGATACCGTTCTCGATACGGGTCTGACGCTTGATACTGTGATAGGCCGACTGGGGCAGGTCGGGCCGCGTTCGCTCACGGTCTGCGTCTTGGTCAAAAAAGAGGGCCGGACCCAGTATGAGGTCAGTGTCGATCAGGTCGGGTTTGTGCGCCCCCAGGGCTTTCTGGTCGGCTATGGTACTGACTGGGCGGAACGCTATCGCCAGCTGGGCGGCTTATACGTGCTCAAGGAGGAGAAGGCGCAGGCTCGCTGA
- a CDS encoding FAD-binding oxidoreductase, with amino-acid sequence MHPAVSSLRAALGPDAVLTTPVVRTALSRDALRPHRGFHAMTDFEQPPVAVVQPGSTQQVVELVAIARRHALPLVPRGGGSGLMGGALSVRPGIVVDLRRLDRILALDRQALTVRVQSGVRLRMLEAYLDQHDLLLGHDPWSIGVATVGGALSTNGLGYLGGRYGSMGDQVLGLEAVLGTGTVISTPALRKRSTGPDLTRLFIGAEGTLGIVTEVTLRIFPRPQTRTLLGFTFADFPSGFRALLEMQGYGLQPSSMDLSVDSWPPELQERQTAQEPDTAPASTTSPTAYLVLVFDGREAEVAAQQDLARAIALRHAGIPEDKAADLDAYWSTRHSAADRWAAEPTQRDGALLDTPAGKAQLDYLHLSIPVTKLLDFRLRVADRLQNSPVQLCQEAVWIWPECYSLVLYCSPVRDPAAAQTMRQTTDTILRLAQDIGGSIEYVHGVGVRLSHLIQRELGSGLAVLRSLKASLDPAGIMNPDKLGL; translated from the coding sequence ATGCATCCGGCTGTCTCCTCTCTGCGGGCCGCCCTGGGCCCAGACGCGGTGCTGACTACTCCCGTAGTCCGGACCGCTTTGAGCCGCGACGCGTTGCGCCCACACCGGGGTTTTCACGCCATGACCGACTTTGAGCAGCCACCTGTAGCGGTCGTCCAACCCGGCTCGACCCAGCAGGTGGTGGAGCTCGTCGCCATTGCGCGCCGCCACGCGCTGCCGCTGGTTCCGCGTGGCGGCGGCAGCGGCCTGATGGGGGGAGCCCTGTCCGTCCGACCGGGCATCGTCGTTGACCTGCGACGCCTGGACCGCATCCTGGCCCTCGACCGCCAGGCGCTGACCGTGCGCGTCCAGAGCGGCGTGCGCCTGCGGATGCTGGAGGCATACCTGGACCAACACGACCTGCTGCTCGGCCACGATCCGTGGTCTATTGGCGTGGCCACCGTTGGCGGGGCGCTCAGCACCAACGGACTGGGCTATCTCGGCGGACGCTACGGCTCGATGGGGGATCAGGTGCTCGGGCTTGAGGCCGTGCTTGGCACCGGAACCGTTATCAGTACGCCCGCTCTGCGCAAACGCTCGACCGGTCCGGATCTGACCCGGCTCTTTATTGGCGCGGAAGGCACGCTGGGCATTGTGACCGAGGTCACGTTGCGCATCTTTCCCCGACCCCAGACCCGGACTCTGCTCGGTTTTACCTTTGCGGACTTTCCGAGCGGTTTTCGCGCCCTGCTCGAGATGCAGGGCTATGGCCTCCAGCCAAGCTCTATGGATTTGTCGGTCGATAGCTGGCCGCCTGAACTTCAGGAACGCCAGACAGCCCAGGAACCCGACACCGCTCCAGCCTCAACGACTTCCCCCACGGCCTATCTGGTACTTGTTTTTGACGGCCGAGAGGCAGAGGTCGCCGCCCAGCAAGACCTGGCCCGGGCGATTGCCCTCCGCCACGCTGGCATACCGGAAGACAAGGCCGCCGACCTCGACGCCTATTGGTCTACGCGTCATAGCGCGGCCGACCGCTGGGCCGCAGAGCCCACTCAGCGTGACGGCGCGTTGCTCGACACCCCGGCCGGCAAAGCCCAGCTGGACTATCTCCACCTCAGCATCCCGGTCACCAAACTGCTCGACTTTCGCCTCCGGGTTGCCGACCGCTTGCAGAACAGCCCGGTCCAGCTGTGCCAGGAAGCGGTCTGGATCTGGCCCGAATGCTATTCCCTGGTGTTGTACTGTTCACCCGTTCGCGATCCAGCGGCAGCCCAGACCATGCGCCAGACAACCGACACCATTCTGCGGCTGGCCCAGGACATCGGCGGCTCAATCGAGTATGTCCATGGCGTAGGCGTACGTCTCAGCCATCTGATCCAGCGTGAACTGGGTAGCGGCCTGGCGGTCCTGCGCAGCCTGAAAGCCAGCCTCGATCCGGCCGGCATCATGAATCCCGACAAACTTGGGCTGTGA
- a CDS encoding tetratricopeptide repeat protein yields the protein MRKWYWRLSGLGLGLGLSVLAQAEGPDRMTRGLGYEESMSWSEAVSEYTTLLTEEPEHVEARYRLGVVYEKLGAIDTSLNWHREVLKRVPDHAGARTALAGYYVKRGAELRRNNKPAEAARAFQQALQYNQDSASVHFELGQELAKMGQQDEAIGAYRTAIRLEPGMSAAHNQLAKVYTEKGLYQEARQEYEEVVRLNPDDPEAHHGLGVVYSELGQHDEAITTLEKSWKGYLKLGRRDLARPAFDLQKKLMAEKLAGQ from the coding sequence GTGCGAAAATGGTATTGGCGGCTGAGCGGGCTGGGTCTTGGTCTGGGACTCTCGGTGCTGGCGCAGGCCGAGGGACCGGATCGGATGACTCGAGGTCTGGGCTATGAAGAAAGCATGAGCTGGAGTGAGGCGGTCTCTGAGTATACCACGCTGCTCACGGAAGAGCCCGAGCACGTCGAGGCGCGCTACCGTCTGGGCGTCGTGTATGAGAAGCTGGGCGCTATTGACACGTCCCTGAACTGGCACCGGGAGGTCTTGAAACGCGTGCCCGACCATGCCGGAGCACGAACCGCTCTGGCCGGCTACTATGTGAAGCGCGGGGCCGAGCTGCGCCGCAATAATAAACCGGCTGAGGCCGCCCGGGCGTTTCAGCAGGCCCTGCAATACAACCAGGACTCGGCCTCGGTCCATTTTGAACTGGGTCAGGAGCTGGCCAAAATGGGCCAGCAGGATGAGGCCATCGGGGCCTACAGAACGGCCATTCGGCTTGAGCCGGGCATGAGCGCGGCCCACAACCAGCTGGCCAAGGTGTACACCGAGAAGGGCCTGTATCAAGAGGCCAGACAAGAGTATGAAGAAGTCGTCCGCCTGAATCCGGACGATCCGGAAGCCCATCATGGCCTGGGGGTGGTGTATAGCGAGCTCGGCCAACACGACGAGGCGATCACCACCCTGGAGAAATCGTGGAAAGGCTATTTGAAGCTCGGACGTCGCGATCTGGCCCGGCCGGCGTTTGATCTGCAGAAAAAGCTGATGGCCGAAAAATTGGCCGGACAATAA
- a CDS encoding glycosyltransferase, with amino-acid sequence MDMLLVLGAASVLVWLGILFHPARAWDFRPVGEDEPTDFEAGPAGRWPSVCVLVPARNEAEVLPHTLPALLQQNYPGQLTVVLVDDRSHDASGQIARQTGQRLSASHRLIVLSGAPLPPSWVGKVWALEQAAAACGLASPGIVHPRQRDCLPRPQYVLLTDADIRHAPRSVWRLVAESERKQLVLNSRMARLRCVSGAERLLIPPFVFFFSLLYPMRWVNNPRRRVAAAAGGCVLLTAVGLEKIGGFASIKGDMIDDLNLAWRVKSVSPAVRLSLSRTEVSSVRVYDALSPIWTMVRRTAFTELNHSALRLLGTLVGLGLLFVLPPVWCVAGLAMALGGAGAIALLLSLEGGAALVLSAIVYWPAVRFFELPRRWVWTLPLAGSLYGAMTVDSALRYWTGRRIGWRDT; translated from the coding sequence TTGGATATGCTCCTTGTGCTGGGTGCTGCGTCGGTGCTGGTGTGGCTCGGCATTCTCTTCCATCCCGCCCGGGCCTGGGATTTTCGGCCGGTCGGCGAGGATGAGCCGACCGATTTTGAGGCCGGGCCGGCGGGCCGTTGGCCGTCCGTCTGTGTGCTGGTGCCGGCTCGGAATGAAGCCGAGGTCTTACCCCACACCCTGCCTGCCCTGCTGCAACAGAACTACCCCGGTCAGCTGACGGTCGTGCTCGTTGATGATCGCTCGCACGACGCCAGCGGCCAGATCGCCCGTCAGACCGGTCAGCGGCTGAGCGCCTCTCACCGGCTGATCGTCCTGTCCGGCGCTCCGCTCCCGCCCAGCTGGGTCGGCAAAGTCTGGGCGCTTGAGCAGGCTGCGGCCGCCTGTGGTCTCGCCAGTCCCGGAATCGTCCATCCCCGGCAGCGAGACTGCCTGCCGCGTCCCCAGTATGTGTTGTTGACCGATGCCGATATCCGGCACGCGCCGCGTTCTGTCTGGCGGCTGGTCGCAGAGAGCGAGCGGAAACAGCTGGTCCTCAACAGCCGTATGGCCCGTTTGCGGTGTGTGTCCGGCGCCGAACGCCTGCTGATTCCGCCCTTTGTCTTTTTCTTCAGCCTGTTGTATCCCATGCGCTGGGTGAATAATCCCCGCCGCCGGGTTGCGGCTGCGGCAGGCGGGTGTGTCTTGCTGACGGCTGTGGGCTTGGAAAAAATCGGTGGTTTCGCCAGTATCAAGGGTGACATGATCGACGACCTGAATCTGGCTTGGCGGGTTAAGAGCGTGTCCCCGGCGGTGCGCTTGAGCCTGAGTCGGACCGAGGTCAGCAGCGTGCGCGTGTACGATGCGCTAAGTCCGATCTGGACGATGGTACGCCGGACCGCTTTTACCGAGCTGAATCACTCGGCCCTGCGGCTCCTGGGCACCCTGGTCGGCTTAGGGCTGCTCTTCGTGCTGCCCCCGGTGTGGTGCGTGGCCGGGTTGGCCATGGCCCTAGGGGGAGCAGGCGCGATAGCGCTCTTGCTCAGCCTGGAGGGCGGCGCAGCCCTGGTCCTGAGCGCCATCGTCTACTGGCCGGCCGTGCGTTTCTTTGAGCTGCCCCGCCGCTGGGTGTGGACGCTGCCGCTGGCGGGAAGCTTATACGGGGCGATGACGGTCGATTCAGCCCTGCGCTATTGGACCGGCAGACGGATCGGCTGGCGGGATACCTAG
- a CDS encoding NAD-dependent epimerase/dehydratase family protein: MQVLVTGATGFVGGIVARALVQAGHEVRALVRPQADRRLLADLPLEIVVGDLRDFESVRRALAGCAQVYHVAALYKLWVRRRRDMYESNVTGTENVLRAAEALGVEKVVYTSSVATLGCAGDGRLGREDTPVSVTDMLGHYKRSKFLAEQVALTYVRRGLPVVVVNPSTPVGIGDLKPTPTGQMIVDFVNGRMPGYVDTGLNLVDVEDVAQGHLLAAQKGQIGEKYILGHENLTLQQLFGLLSELTGQTVPRFKVPYALALGAAYGDAVLARLIPGREPSIPPVGVKLSKKKMFFDVTKAVRELGLPQTPVREALRKAVSWFRQFGYIQKEVRT, from the coding sequence ATGCAGGTATTGGTGACCGGCGCGACCGGCTTTGTGGGCGGCATTGTCGCCCGCGCCCTGGTCCAGGCTGGACACGAGGTCCGGGCGCTGGTCCGGCCTCAGGCTGACCGCCGTCTGCTGGCCGATTTGCCGCTTGAGATCGTTGTCGGTGACCTGCGTGACTTCGAGTCGGTCCGGCGGGCGCTGGCCGGCTGCGCCCAGGTATACCATGTGGCGGCGCTCTATAAGCTGTGGGTACGCCGTCGCCGAGACATGTATGAGAGCAATGTGACCGGAACCGAAAACGTTCTGCGAGCGGCCGAGGCCCTTGGCGTGGAGAAGGTCGTTTATACCAGTTCGGTGGCGACCCTGGGCTGTGCCGGAGATGGCCGCCTGGGCCGGGAGGATACGCCGGTGTCTGTGACCGATATGCTTGGCCACTATAAGCGTAGCAAATTTCTGGCCGAGCAAGTCGCACTCACCTACGTCCGTCGGGGACTTCCGGTGGTGGTCGTCAACCCGAGTACACCGGTCGGTATTGGCGACCTCAAACCCACCCCGACCGGACAAATGATTGTCGATTTTGTGAACGGTCGCATGCCGGGCTATGTCGATACCGGTCTCAACCTCGTCGATGTCGAAGACGTTGCCCAGGGCCATCTGTTGGCGGCTCAGAAAGGCCAGATTGGCGAAAAATATATTCTGGGCCACGAGAATCTGACGCTCCAGCAGCTCTTTGGGCTGCTGTCCGAGCTGACCGGTCAAACCGTGCCCAGATTCAAGGTCCCGTATGCCTTGGCCCTCGGAGCAGCCTACGGCGATGCGGTGCTGGCGCGTCTTATTCCCGGCCGCGAGCCCTCGATTCCGCCGGTCGGGGTAAAATTGAGTAAGAAAAAGATGTTTTTTGATGTCACCAAGGCTGTCCGGGAGCTGGGTCTACCACAAACTCCGGTCCGTGAGGCGCTGCGCAAAGCGGTGTCCTGGTTTCGACAGTTCGGGTATATCCAAAAAGAGGTTCGGACCTAG
- the trxA gene encoding thioredoxin — MADVTNVSDENFDAEVLQSELPVLLDLWAPWCGPCKAIAPTVEALAGEYDGQLKVVKLNVDDNPKTPANYNVRGIPNLILFKGGEVQEQIVGAVPRAKLEAAIKNLI, encoded by the coding sequence ATGGCTGATGTGACGAACGTGTCCGACGAGAATTTTGATGCCGAAGTTTTGCAATCCGAGCTGCCGGTTCTGCTCGATCTGTGGGCCCCCTGGTGCGGGCCGTGCAAAGCCATTGCGCCGACCGTCGAAGCTCTGGCCGGTGAGTACGACGGGCAGCTCAAAGTCGTCAAGCTGAATGTGGACGACAACCCAAAAACCCCGGCCAACTATAATGTCCGGGGCATTCCCAATCTGATCCTGTTCAAAGGCGGGGAGGTCCAGGAACAGATTGTCGGAGCCGTCCCTCGGGCCAAACTCGAAGCGGCGATCAAAAACCTCATCTGA
- the rodA gene encoding rod shape-determining protein RodA: MFDRRLITHFEWPLFLLTLTLLGVGVMAVYSATYTGGPRLNPTLVRQLIWIGIGSLGMALAFGIDYHRFENWAYPLYLCTFLLLLLVPLIGSVGGGARRWIVFGPLSLQPSEFAKISLLLVLARFFHRYTPQDGYGLLDLVYPTVLVLIPAALVLLQPNLGTAVSFGLLFVCLTFAAGLRWGSFALLGVISGGILSLLWFFVMEPYQKERVLSFLDPGRDPLGTGYHVVQSKISVGSGMLWGKGFLQSTQSRLDFLPETHTDFVFAVFAEEWGFVGAAGLLVLYGLILTRLLVIAWRARERFGALLAVGAAALVFWPTLFNIGMNIGVLPVVGIPLPLVSYGGSSLLTVMLVMGLALNVSTRRAIF; this comes from the coding sequence GTGTTCGACCGGCGGCTGATCACCCATTTTGAGTGGCCGCTGTTCCTGTTGACGCTGACGCTGCTCGGTGTTGGCGTGATGGCTGTCTACAGTGCTACCTATACCGGCGGGCCACGGCTCAACCCCACCCTCGTCCGTCAATTGATCTGGATCGGGATAGGCAGCCTTGGCATGGCGCTGGCCTTCGGGATTGACTATCACCGCTTCGAGAACTGGGCCTACCCCCTGTACCTGTGCACCTTCCTCCTGCTGCTGCTCGTTCCCTTGATCGGTTCTGTCGGGGGTGGGGCGCGGCGCTGGATCGTGTTTGGGCCGCTCTCTCTTCAGCCGTCCGAGTTCGCCAAGATTAGCCTGTTGCTGGTCCTCGCCCGGTTTTTCCACCGCTATACGCCACAGGACGGCTACGGTCTGCTGGATCTGGTCTACCCCACTGTTCTGGTTCTTATCCCGGCCGCGCTGGTCCTACTTCAGCCCAACCTCGGCACGGCCGTATCGTTCGGGTTGCTGTTTGTCTGCCTGACTTTTGCCGCCGGCCTGCGCTGGGGCTCGTTCGCGCTCCTGGGCGTGATCTCGGGCGGTATCCTGTCGCTCCTGTGGTTCTTCGTGATGGAGCCATATCAGAAAGAGCGGGTTCTGTCGTTTCTCGATCCGGGCCGTGATCCGCTGGGGACGGGCTACCATGTGGTGCAGTCCAAGATTTCGGTCGGCTCGGGCATGTTGTGGGGCAAAGGCTTTTTGCAGAGTACCCAGAGTCGGCTCGACTTTCTGCCCGAGACCCATACCGATTTTGTGTTCGCCGTGTTTGCCGAGGAGTGGGGCTTTGTCGGAGCAGCCGGCCTGTTAGTCCTGTACGGGCTGATATTGACACGGCTGCTGGTTATCGCCTGGCGGGCCCGAGAGCGGTTCGGCGCTTTGCTCGCGGTTGGAGCGGCGGCGCTCGTGTTTTGGCCGACCTTGTTCAATATTGGTATGAATATCGGGGTTCTGCCGGTGGTCGGCATTCCGCTGCCCCTGGTCAGCTATGGCGGGTCATCGCTGTTGACGGTCATGCTTGTGATGGGCCTGGCACTCAATGTGAGTACCAGGCGAGCGATCTTTTGA